The following are from one region of the Thermoproteus uzoniensis 768-20 genome:
- a CDS encoding AAA family ATPase — MGVSNTHGCVSGLFSPVPKERRSELFDREEELAALTRHVSGGAPLVLCLGVRRVGKTSVVKTFLNESGLPNIYLDARSLAALGYTRQGLYRALSDALTRLRGRFADVSEYLGRVRGIRVGPFGVELDWRKRGTSFLSLLERMEEYAESRGTVFVVAIDEAQDLRLLKGLDLVKLLAYSYDNLRRVKFLLTGSEAGLLYGFLKLDERDAPLYGRARDEVRVERFSREKSLEYLAAGFAEAGISPPEEELERAVEIFDGIPGWLALYGYAACRGRRDALDASLEEAVRTALGELRHIASASELYAHVLRAVSMGHARWSAVKRAVEIWTGRHIYDETLRRVLNKLTSMGILAKEGEEYRFLDPIYRRAAERL; from the coding sequence CGGTCCCCAAGGAGAGGAGGAGCGAGCTCTTCGATAGGGAGGAGGAGCTGGCGGCGTTGACGCGCCACGTCTCGGGCGGCGCGCCTCTGGTCTTGTGCCTCGGCGTCAGGAGGGTCGGCAAGACGTCTGTCGTAAAGACCTTCCTCAACGAGAGCGGGCTCCCCAACATATATCTAGACGCGAGGTCCTTGGCCGCCCTCGGCTACACGAGACAAGGCCTCTACCGGGCGCTCTCCGACGCGTTGACGAGGCTTAGGGGGAGATTTGCCGACGTTTCTGAGTATCTGGGGAGGGTTAGGGGAATACGCGTGGGGCCCTTCGGCGTGGAGCTGGACTGGCGCAAGAGGGGCACCTCTTTTCTGTCCCTTCTGGAGAGGATGGAGGAATACGCGGAGAGCCGCGGAACGGTGTTCGTGGTGGCGATAGACGAGGCGCAGGACCTCCGGCTCTTGAAAGGCCTCGACCTCGTGAAGCTTCTAGCCTACAGCTACGACAACTTGAGGAGAGTCAAGTTCCTGCTGACTGGGTCGGAGGCCGGACTGCTGTACGGCTTCCTCAAGCTCGACGAGCGCGACGCTCCCCTATACGGCAGGGCCAGAGACGAGGTGCGCGTGGAGAGGTTCTCCCGGGAGAAGTCCCTGGAATATCTGGCGGCCGGCTTCGCCGAGGCGGGGATCAGCCCGCCTGAGGAGGAGCTGGAGAGGGCCGTGGAGATCTTCGACGGGATTCCGGGGTGGCTGGCCCTCTACGGATACGCCGCGTGTAGGGGACGGCGAGACGCGCTCGACGCGTCGCTGGAGGAGGCAGTCCGGACGGCCCTGGGCGAGCTCAGACACATAGCGTCGGCCTCCGAGCTCTATGCCCACGTCCTCAGAGCGGTCTCTATGGGCCACGCCAGGTGGAGCGCGGTGAAGAGGGCCGTGGAGATCTGGACGGGCAGACATATATACGACGAGACGCTAAGGAGGGTCTTGAACAAGCTGACGTCCATGGGCATTTTGGCCAAGGAGGGGGAGGAGTACCGCTTCCTCGACCCGATCTACAGAAGAGCGGCCGAGAGGCTCTAA
- the tpiA gene encoding triose-phosphate isomerase, giving the protein MKLPILIINFKAYGEAAGRRAVDIAKAAERVSRELGVNVAVAPSHLELALVAQSVGIPVYAQGADVESPGAYTAHVAVDNVKEAGASGIILNHSEAPLRLNDLARLVARARAAGLDVVVCAPDPKTSLAAAALGPHAVAVEPPELIGTGRAVSKYKPETVVETVELVKRHFPDVAVITGAGIESGEDVEAALRLGTRGVLLASAAVKAKDHYAKILELARPLAGR; this is encoded by the coding sequence ATGAAGTTGCCGATCTTGATAATAAACTTCAAGGCGTACGGCGAGGCGGCAGGGCGTAGGGCGGTCGATATAGCCAAGGCCGCGGAGAGGGTGTCTAGGGAGCTCGGCGTCAACGTGGCGGTGGCCCCGAGCCATCTGGAGCTCGCCCTCGTGGCCCAGTCGGTGGGCATACCTGTCTACGCCCAGGGCGCCGACGTGGAGTCCCCGGGGGCCTACACGGCCCACGTGGCTGTGGACAACGTGAAGGAGGCGGGCGCTTCGGGCATAATATTGAACCACAGCGAGGCTCCCTTGAGGCTCAACGACTTGGCGAGGCTCGTGGCTAGGGCCAGGGCGGCGGGACTCGACGTGGTCGTCTGCGCGCCCGATCCCAAGACGAGCCTCGCCGCGGCCGCCCTGGGGCCTCACGCGGTGGCCGTCGAGCCGCCCGAGCTCATAGGGACGGGGAGGGCCGTCTCCAAATACAAGCCGGAGACCGTCGTCGAGACCGTCGAGCTGGTCAAGAGGCATTTCCCCGACGTCGCGGTGATCACGGGGGCGGGGATAGAGTCGGGGGAGGACGTCGAGGCGGCGTTGCGGCTCGGCACTAGAGGAGTTCTCCTGGCCAGCGCCGCCGTCAAGGCCAAGGATCACTACGCCAAGATACTCGAGCTGGCGAGGCCTCTGGCCGGCCGTTAG
- a CDS encoding winged helix-turn-helix domain-containing protein, translating into MAKYDLDVIARILLALLDGPTRRTSLYYRSRLSYPRFVQYLSLLEERGLVAERDGLVTLTEKGLKAAAELDRILDEYLDF; encoded by the coding sequence ATGGCTAAGTACGACCTTGACGTAATTGCGAGGATATTGCTGGCTCTGCTGGACGGCCCCACGAGGAGGACCTCGCTGTACTACAGGAGCAGGCTCTCCTACCCACGCTTCGTCCAGTACCTCTCGCTCCTCGAGGAGAGGGGCCTAGTCGCCGAGCGGGACGGCCTCGTCACGCTGACCGAGAAGGGCCTCAAGGCGGCCGCCGAGCTCGACAGAATATTGGACGAATATCTGGACTTCTGA